agaggacttCACAAACAATGAGAAATATGACATCACAATCAAACAGAATCTCTGAACTAAAGTCCATCTGAAATAGAACAGTCACTGTTAATATCAAGGACACGCTGCTGTTGACTGTGATCATAGCCGTTTGCAAACACGGGAGAGTGGCATCAATGTCCTGATAAGATACTTACACTTCATCAGGCTCTTCaacctttttcttcttcttcttttctttcttcttcggGGGTTCTCGTTCACCAAGCAAGTTTTTTGGGCATGCATAGCTTAAGTGCCCTGTATCCTATGAAGTGAAAAGGACAGAAATATTGTATAAATAGCGCTAACATCCGGCTACACATTCCGGATGGATGAAGAGGGAAATGGAGATGGCTTATCTAGGCAGAGAGTATCAACTTACCCCACATTCATAACATTTGGACTTGTCTGTGTAGTTTCGCCTCCTGATAAATTCAGTTGCTCGCCCGTTGTCGATTGCAATGCTCGCTTTCACTGTTCTCCCAAACAACTGCRGGGCGAAAAAGAGGGGGACTTTAACGCAAAAACAACACATCAGATATGTGACTTTTTATGAAAACAGGGAGAGGAAAAATGCCCACCTGTTTATTGTTGAGCGATCTAAAGCAGCTCTGTGCAGACTCTTTGTCCAGGAAGAGCACAAAAGCCACACCTTTACTTTTGCGTGTTTCTTTATCTTTGACTATTGTCACCCTGAAAGCATGAGACCATCATTAGCTTCTCTGATCACCACAATACCAACATAGTGCTATAGATtttttgttattcactgtgtattttttCATCGTGTcactattttaaaaaaaatcttgatctttaactctgcattattGGAAACAGACCCGTAACTAGGAAGTTCACTGtagtttacaaagcatgtgaccatttttttgttgtttggtATAGCTCATTATTTGATACCAGTAACTTACTCACAACTTTTCCATATTTggtgaaaagctgaaatgaaaaGATCCAAGACATTATttgaagtcatttttccaaacggCATAAACAGCAGGATCATGAATTGTGAAATAGTGGTAGGGAGTGGTTAAGTAGTTCTATCCCATTACTCTACATATGAAGACATTACAGCAGTGGTTAgtattggaccagtaaccgaaaggttgcaagctcgaatccccgagcgacaaggtaaaaatctgtagttctgcccctgaacaagttaacccactgttcctaggctgtcattgaaaataagaatttgttcttaactgactagttaaataaagtttttttttaccttgtgtAGATCACTGTTGGTTAGAGAGAAGGGCAGGTTGGACACATAGACTGTGCTTCTACTGGAGCCAAACCACCACTCATCTTGACTTCACCATCTGAGTGAGACAGACACTGAAAACAGATTCATGGTGTGATTATTCCGATTGAAGCTAGTTAGTTATCTATTTCATTGAGCGATATGCAAGCTAGCCGTGATGCTAGCTCGAATCAGATGTGTATTACCTGGAAATACACATTCAAGTAATCGAATAAATCCCTTACCTAGAGAGACAACATTGGTGATTTATAGTTATTGAGTAGTGTGGGCAAAAAAATGGTAAATATGTTGCTTTCTATAGTTATTCAATCTCAGTAATTCTCAGTAACATGTATTTGCTATCTAGCTGCCAAAAACAAACGAGAACTGTTCATCGTCACAGGAATATGACGTTTCAAGAGACAGACTTTTTGTCAATCCAATCAAAATTCAGTGTGTACATGCGCCAACCGGAAGAAGGTGAAAAGTAGGCAATGGTGAGCTTGTTTTCATGTCTTTTGTGAAGACGACTTTATTTTCTCCAATGTGCGTATCTACATGTTTGTGTTAGTAAATATGTATTTGTTCTAAATACTGTTTTCGTTTTGAGCGAATTAACTCAGCATGGACTGTGGACTAGCTtgagcatgtagctagctaacgtaagcaTACGTAGCTAGCAGTTAAATCTACACAACCTGCGAAATAAATATATTAGAACAACGTTATGTGCTAAATACGGTAGCTAATTAGCAAGCCAGTAGAAAGAYGTGTTTTCATATCACTAATCTCAGTGGTTGAAGGTTTGTTTGAAAGAAGCAGTAGTTAGCTACTAGCTAGGAGTTAGTGCGGCTTTCTAACGCTGAG
This DNA window, taken from Salvelinus sp. IW2-2015 unplaced genomic scaffold, ASM291031v2 Un_scaffold4341, whole genome shotgun sequence, encodes the following:
- the zcrb1 gene encoding LOW QUALITY PROTEIN: zinc finger CCHC-type and RNA-binding motif-containing protein 1 (The sequence of the model RefSeq protein was modified relative to this genomic sequence to represent the inferred CDS: inserted 1 base in 1 codon), whose amino-acid sequence is MSGGLAPXRSTVYVSNLPFSLTNSDLHKLFTKYGKVVSKVTIVKDKETRKSKGVAFVLFLDKESAQSCFRSLNNKQLFGRTVKASIAIDNGRATEFIRRRNYTDKSKCYECGDTGHLSYACPKNLLGEREPPKKKEKKKKKKVEEPDEVEEEESEEEGEDPALDSLSQAIAFQQARLEEEQHRRKQTAFVAEEAGQASTSDDSKKPRIKKSVYFSDEEELSD